The Rhododendron vialii isolate Sample 1 chromosome 3a, ASM3025357v1 nucleotide sequence CTCTGTTCGAAAAGAATGATTTTTGATCAAGAGACAAAAGTGGCGGTCGGTCGAGTTGAAACTTTTCTCCGAGAGGGTAACAGCCCACATCGTACGCTGTCCCCGTAGCCCCGTCGTTGCGAAAGGTactagaaacaaagaaaaatgttaTAAGAAACTGAAGCAAAATGCGACTCATTGTAGTATCACTTCAAGGACAGGATGCAATGTCGTAGTTTTTTGCCTCCATATATCTAAAGGGCTTCAGACTAGGCAATAATTAATGTAAAGTTGATTTCGATAATCCATGAAGATTTATCCAGCCAGCTAAGGGGCCAATTAATTAGTTAATCCTTAGCCAGTAATATTTAATGAATAAATACTATCTGAAGAGACTTATGTACACAGATGACATATCCATACATAGATATGTCCGGAATCGTTTAATGCACGTGGATCCTTCATTATTTTGTCAACGTGTATCCGACTGCGTCTTGATTTTTGCGCACAAACATGTGCACTAGACTACCCTTTACTTACTAGTAGGTGTGATTGTACTTCTACCATGAAGGTGAACAATTCCTTGGCATATTTAGCTAgcaaaaatgctaggggtacatatgaaatgtacatattatgtacatattaattttgtggagcccatttcgggtcccacaaagatgattcaaaccgcctattatttttcaaacatttttttatggagccctgtaaaaaatcagcataacccgatatcggtaaggattttttcttaatttgtggaggcgaaactacttaactgcttagtttcgcccctacaaattcagaaaaaaaatttaccgtTATCGggttgagatgattttttacaagactccataaaaagatgttttaaaaataatgagcggttcggatcatatttgTGAGACCCGAATTGAAccccacaaaatctatatgtacattgtaCGTACATATTATATGTACCAATAGCGGCAGTCGCTAGCTAGGAGCTTTAGATGATATTGCTTTTTGAGTGAACTTTTAATTTTGGGCCAGCTTGCAATCACCATAttgccagcttacgcgcacctagCGCCTCACAGGGACCTTAGGTGCCCTTTCCCATGCACCATGTTTGATAGAGAGCATTATTGTTCCACTATATTTGACACAGTTTTGGATATGCAGGACAATATTGCAACAATATTTAAGCGCtaatttatattatatattatgtaGCATCCAAACGAAGAATTAGGTACCATCTGTGCAAACATACCCCAACAATACACCACACAAGCTTATGGATATTTATTGGTATCATAACATAAGCATAAATGGCAATCCATAAGAACCCAAAGATCAAAACTACCAtcacacacatatatatccACACAAGATTGCCAAATCTTTATCAATCGTGAACCTGAGAATAACCCTGTGCCGAATATCTCCCCTGTTCTTCCTCCGCCACTTTCTCCTTCGTCTTTTTTCCCACGTCTTCCGCCGCCTTGGAAACCCTGCTGAAAGCGCCGGTGACCCACGAAGTGCCAGTTAGAACATATCGGTTCTTCATGATGGCAGACCCCGCAGTGCTAACTGTCTGCTCGGCAGCCGCTAAAGCAGACTTGGTCTTTTCGGAAACCTGAAACTTCTGGTCCACTTCCCTCACCTTATCGTTCACCAATGTTGTCCCCATGTTGATCTTCTCACTGAGACCGATTTTCTGGTCCAGAGAAGCAACTTTGGCAGATGCCGTGGAAGTCAACTGGTGCTGCTCGTCAAAGGTCTTGGCTTTGTTGAGTGTGTCTTTGCCCAATATAAAGCCCTTGGCCAACATGCCGGTGACAACATCCTCCGCCTTTTGGATAGCAGATCCAGACCCACCTGGATTTTTGTTCTCTGTTGCCTGGATAGATTGAACAAATTGACCACTCAAGAAAGTTTACAGTTTAGAAGGTAAAATTGACAACAGTAGAAGCTTGGATCATACACAAGGTGTTGCTGAAGCAGCAGGTGGCAACTTGTAATCCGGTTCAAGAGCTATGCCAACAGACTGATCAACTATTGTCGCTCCCTGAATAACAGACAAATGGGTTTACCATTCAAGAAAGGAACTGGAAAAGGATGCTAAACATAAAAGGGAAAAACAGAAGTCCTTCAACTAAAGCAACAAGAAGAAGACTTCATCTACAATTACATAAAGCACAGCCAGTAAACATGATAAGTATAGTAACAACTCTATCCATTTTCAGAAATACTGcataatcaaaataataatgcaAGACTCAACTGAATAAAGTGCTGGCCTCCAAATTCAATGGAGGACCTGGAGGTACAAGAGAAgagattaaaattttaaatgcaagTGCAATGCCCAAATAAACTCCAGAATGATACACAGACGACCTGTgcgtt carries:
- the LOC131319955 gene encoding binding partner of ACD11 1; the encoded protein is MSIRTVKVSNLSLGATEQDIKEFFSFSGEIEYVDMHSENERSQIAHVTFKDPQGAETAVLLSGATIVDQSVGIALEPDYKLPPAASATPCATENKNPGGSGSAIQKAEDVVTGMLAKGFILGKDTLNKAKTFDEQHQLTSTASAKVASLDQKIGLSEKINMGTTLVNDKVREVDQKFQVSEKTKSALAAAEQTVSTAGSAIMKNRYVLTGTSWVTGAFSRVSKAAEDVGKKTKEKVAEEEQGRYSAQGYSQVHD